A genomic window from Periophthalmus magnuspinnatus isolate fPerMag1 chromosome 16, fPerMag1.2.pri, whole genome shotgun sequence includes:
- the LOC117384164 gene encoding uncharacterized protein LOC117384164 produces the protein MGTRTRGLGFIILSAAWVHFVSAGGAYCAKTARARAAALGLDYPGVHGAPDLSGPPPYSAQHPSAPHHQHFPNNPQPPAMDYNTYYKPPREFPHFQPAGYGSHSPTQSNFLSKLSGGGPQNNRKSNFEPVEHDGPLTHKQPPNLADPVYRASESRKYPLPFVYNWHGVGPRAFVPNGHDIGGVKDLLLPHSPGYGVYYLVYPVGAGLKPSVMYPLATRGSLPGYIPWPMHGKLNKPRNPFYPSHLDERE, from the exons ATGGGAACCAGGACAAGAGGATTGGGTTTTATAATTCTCAG tgcagcttggGTTCACTTTGTGTCAGCTGGAGGTGCTTACTGTGCCAAAACTGCAAGAG CTAGAGCTGCAGCTTTGGGCTTGGATTACCCGGGAGTCCATGGGGCCCCTGACCTTTCTGGACCACCCCCCTACTCTGCTCAACATCCCAGTGCGCCTCACCACCAGCACTTCCCAAACAACCCTCAACCTCCCGCTATGGACTATAACACGTACTATAAACCACCCAGAGAATTTCCACATTTTCAACCTGCTGGGTATGGCAGTCACAGTCCAACCCAATCCAACTTTCTAAGCAAGCTTTCCGGGGGTGGACCACAGAACAACCGCAAGTCCAATTTCGAGCCGGTCGAGCATGATGGCCCCCTAACACATAAGCAACCCCCCAACCTGGCTGACCCTGTGTATAGGGCTTCGGAAAGTCGCAAATACCCACTTCCATTTGTCTACAACTGGCATGGGGTTGGTCCTAGGGCCTTTGTTCCAAATGGACATGACATAGGGGGAGTGAAAGATCTACTGCTGCCCCATAGTCCTGGTTATGGCGTCTACTACTTGGTGTaccctgtgggagctggattaAAGCCTAGTGTAATGTACCCATTGGCCACCAGGGGGAGTCTACCTGGTTACATTCCCTGGCCTATGCATGGAAAATTAAACAAGCCAAGAAACCCATTTTACCCATCTCATTTGGATGAAAGAGAATAG